Within the Gloeobacter kilaueensis JS1 genome, the region TGCGCCGACAGATCTTCGCCCCACCGCCCGCGACAGGTGATTCTGGTTGAACTTGGACCGAGTGGTTGGTAGACTTCAGCTGCTCCTATTGTGTTGTCATCCCCTCAGGAAACACGGCCATGCCTGCCCGTTCACGCAGTTTCACCCCCGCTTTTAACCTTTTGAGTCTGGGCGGGCGCGGCGTGGGCAAGACCGTGTTTCTGGCCGGAGCCTACGCTGAGACCCACCGGGGCATCGCGCCTTTGCCCTCCTCGACGCTCTGGTTTGACTGGGACAGCCGGGCGCAGCAGGACGTTGGAAACGCTCTTGCCTATATCGAGCGCACAGGCCATTATCCGTCGGCGACGCTGCGCATCAGCAGCTTTCGCTTTGCCCTCAAACAGCGGCAGTTCGGATTTTCTCGCACGATCTGCTATCTGCGCTGGCAGGACATTCCTGGCGAAATCTGCTCGCCTGCCAATCCGGCGTTTCGAGAGATGGTACTCGCCTCCCACGGCTGCTGCGTGTTCGTCGATACCCAGGCACTGCTGGTCGATGACGACTATCTCCAGCAGTTCGAGCAAAAGATCTTTGCCCAACTGCGCACGATTGCCTCGCTCATCCCCCCCGGCGAGACCTACCCGATCGCCCTTGTGCTGACCAAGTGCGATTTGAGCGCGGCAGTATCTCAGAGCGAAAAGCGGCTGGAAGATCTGCTCAGGCCGCTGCTTGAAAGTCTCACCGGCGGCGTGCGCTGTCGGGCGCTGCCGGTGGCGGCAAAGGTCGTCCAGCGGGGTGAAAGTTGGGCTTTGCAGGCCGTCGGCGCAGCGGCAGCGTTTATCTGGCTGGCCTGGCAGCTCAGCGACATTCACCGGCTCGGCTGGGGGGAGCGGTTGCTGGGTCTATTCGCCCGCCTGCTGAGCGGTAGCAGGCGACAGCCCGGTTGGGAGGACGGCCTTCTGCGGCGGATCTTAGTGGAGGAGACGCAGACGACCGGGGCGGGGGCAGCCTTTCGGCCCCAGGCTCCCCGCCGCACGGCCTCAAAGGTAGAGCGCGAGTAGCCGGAACTGCAGTAGCCCGCGCATCGTCAGACGATCCGTTCCCTTTTGCGGTTGCTATGTTCTCAACTGTTGCGCGCCGGCAGCGGCGGGCTGTCGTTGCCGTTGCCCTGTCGCTGGTGTTGCTTGGGGCCGGACCGGCCAGCGCTCAGCCTCCGAGCGCCAGTTTGTCTACCTTCGAGGAAGTCTGGCAGACTGTCAAGGACCACTTCTACGACCCAAAGCTGGGCGGCATCGACTGGCGGGCGATTCGCGAAAAGTATCGCGAGCAAGCTGCCCTTGCGGCGAGCGGTGAACAGCTCGCCGGGGCAATCAATCGGATGCTTCTGGAATTGCACGCCTCCCACACCCGCTACTACACCCGTCAGGAACCAGCCTTCTACCAGCTTTTGGGCGGCGTTTTCCGCAGTAGCCCCGCCTGGCGCAAGTTCAAAAAGCAGTTTCCGGGCGAAGAACTCAGCTACACCGAAATCGGAGTGTTCACCAGCAAGGAGGAAACGGGCACGCTGGTAACGGCGGTGCTCGACGATAGCCCCGCCCGCAAGGCCGGATTGCAGGTCGGCGATGTGATCGTCGCCGTAGACGGTGAGCCGGGCTTCGAGCCGATCGATTCTTTCAAAGGCAAAGTGGCAAAACCGGTGGTCCTCTCGGTGCGCCGAACGGGGAAGATCGCGAAGCTGACGGTCGTACCCAAAAACTACGATCCGGCCACGATGTTCCTCGATGCGATGCGCGACAGCGCCGAACTCATCGAGCAGGACGGAAAGACGATAGGCTACATCCACGTCTGGTCCTACGCCGGTGAGCAGTACCAGCAACTGCTCAAAAAAGAACTCTTCAGCGGCAAACTCCAGCGCGCCGACGCCTTGATCCTCGATCTGCGCAACGGCTGGGGCGGGGCGAGCCCGGAGTACCTGAACATCTTTACCGCCCAGCAACCGGCGCTTACTATCCAGTCGCGGGACGGCAAACCGGCCAACCTCACCGAACTCTGGAAAAAACCGGTTGTCCTGCTGGTCAACGAGCAGACCCGCAGCGGCAAAGAAATCCTCGCCTACGGCTTCAAAAAATACGCCATCGGCCCGGTGATTGGCACCAGGACCGCCGGGGCGGTGCTGGCGGGCAGCCCCTTTTTGCTCAAAGACGGGAGTCTGCTCTATCTGGCGGTTGCCAACGTCTGGGTGGACGGCGAGCGCCTCGAAGGAACGGGCGTGACGCCGGATATCGAGGTACCGCCGGATTTCGAGCGCGGCGATCTGCAAAAACAAAAGGCAATAGAGGTACTTCTTGGAAAGCTGGCCACAGCCGGCCCCGCAGGCGGAAGCTACAATCTTGGGCAGTGAAGGAGAAATAGCGGTGGCGCGCATCCCAAGCATCGCCCTGGTCGATTATGGTGTCGGCAATCTGCACTCGGCCCGCAAGGGATTGGAGGCGATGGGGGCGCGCGTCGTCGTGAGTGCCCATCCCGAGACGCTGGCGGCGGCGGATGGCGTCGTGCTCCCAGGGGTCGGTGCCTTCGACGCAGCGATCGAGAAATTAGCAGAGCGGGATCTGGGGCCGACGCTACAACGGCTGGTAGATCAGGGACAGCCGCTTCTTGGCATCTGTTTGGGCCTGCAGGTGCTCTTTGAATCGTCCGAAGAAGGGCGGCTGCCGGGGCTCGGGATCCTGCCTGGCCGGGTGCGGCGCTTCGCAAGCGAGCCGGGCCTCACCATTCCCCATATGGGCTGGAACCAGCTGGAGTTCGACCAGCCCGATTGCCCGCTCTGGCAGGGTCTGGCGGCGGGAAGCTGGGTGTATTTTGTGCATTCTTACTACGTCGAACCAGCCTGCAGCGCCGATCGGGCGGCCACCGCCGTCCACGGCCACCAGCCTTTTACTGCCGCTATCGCCCGCGACCGGCTGTGGGCGGTGCAGTTCCATCCCGAAAAATCGGCCCGCACCGGCCTGCAGATCCTCAAGAACTTTATCGCCCTGACGGTGGGCGATCGCTCCCTCGTCGCTCCGGCAGCGAACTAGCCTTGCGGGTGCTGCACATCGCCGCTGAATTTCCGCCCATTACCTGGGGCGGCATGGGAACGGCGGTGGGTGGGCTGTGCAGAGCCTCCGCCCGCGCCGGGATGACGGCAGCGGTGTTGCTGGTGGGAGGGATTCTCGTGTTGCCCGAGGAAGCCGGGCCGTTCTCGAACGAGGAAGGCTGGCTCAACGCCGACGGCGTGCGACTTTTTCAGATCGCCCCCTCCGACGGGCCGCAAAGGACTATCGATCTGGTGCGCCGCTGGCAACCGGATCTTCTGCACCTGCACACGGCCTGGCTCTGGGACACCATCCGGCCTGTGCTGGAGGTGACAGGTCTGCCCTTTGTCTTTACCGTCCACTCGCTCGATCGGGCCGAGTACGAGATTGGCCGGCTGGTGAGCGCTTGGGAAAACCAGGCCCAGGTTCTCGTCGCCGCAAACCGGATCGTCGTGCCTTCTAAGAGTGAAGCAGCGCTGCTGGTGCGCTACTACCCCGAGGTGGGCTCCCGCGTCCGCGTCGCCGCTAACGGCATCGACGAGCGGCCCATCGCCGTGCGAGAGCGGCGCGGCGAGCCACCGACCGTGCTCTTCAGCGGGCGCTTCGTCGAGCGCAAGGGCATCGGCGAGTTGCTCGCCGCCATCCCCGAGGTGCTCTCGGTGCGGCCCACCACCCGCTTCGTGCTCGCAGGCGGCTACGGCGGCCCGGCGGAGGTAGATTTTATGGGTCTGCAGCAACAGATGGCCCCCTACAGACAGCAGGTCCACTTCACCGGCTGGCTCGCCGCCGAAGAGATGGACGCTTGGTACCGCCGCTCCGACATTCTGGTAGTGCCCAGCTGGTACGAACCCTTTGGCATGGTAGTGCTCGAAGGGATGTTGCACGGACTCGCCGTCGCAGCCACCGCCGTCGGCGGTCCCGCCGAGATTCTCGATCATGGCCGAACCGGCTGGCTGTTTGCCTCCAGGAATGTCGATGCCTTAAAAGCAGCGCTGATCCAGCTTGTAGACAGCGCCGAACTGTGCCTGCAGCTGGGAGCCGCCGCTCAAGAGGCGGTGCGCCGCCACTGGCTCTGGCCCCAGGTTCTTCAAAAACTCACCTGCGTCTACCGTGAGGCGATTGGCTGTCGAGACAGTTACGAAATTTAGCACCTTCCGGGCTGCGTCTGTCTCTTTCGGATGGCGTTGCTGCCCCCGACTGCGTGCATACTGATCGATATTTATGCCTAGAGGGAACTGCAGTGGGGTCTGCCGACCGCGCTCCCGCAGGTTGCAAAAGCTGAACCCTCCCCGGTGGATGCCGGAAAGCGAAACGATCATGACTTTCTCTGCTGAAGGACTCGCCCCAAAAAATCGACCGCAGGAGCTGTCTGCGGCTGGGGAAAGTGAGGAGAAACGGGCGACGGCGGTGATCGCCCGCTTGAAGCAGAGTTTGCTTGGCTGGGTCGAACCGCTCGGCCTGGGCGTCGTGCTCGATCGAGGGGGCTGCAACGCCACCGCCCCGGATCTGGCTTTTCTGGCGATGAACCGGCTGAGAAATGCTCCTTTCAGGCTGGGCCTGCCCGTTCCGGATCTGGTGGTCAAAGTCGAGTCAGCCCCCTCGCAGCGCGAGGCGCTCACCCGCCAGATCCAGAGTTGGCTGGACCGGGGAGTGGTGGTCTGCTTGCTGGTCGAGACCTGGGCCAAAACCGTGAGCATCTTCCGCGAGGGCCAGGTGGTGACCCTCGGCCTCGAAGAAGTGCTGAGTCTGCCGGAGATCCTGCCGGGCTGGGAGTGGAAGCTCGCCGCGTTATAAGATCGAGCCCGTACTTTATAAAGAGCAGCTATGGCGACACCCGGTCCCGACTTGCTGGCGCTGGACTTTGACGGTGTGATCTGCGATGGACTCAAAGAATACTTTCAGACTTCCTGGCTCGCTTACTGTAAGCTCTGGCCCGACACCGACCCGGTGGCACCCGCCGGAGTAGCGGAGCGCTTTTACCAGTTGCGTCCGGTCATCGAGACTGGTTGGGAGATGCCGCTGCTTCTGCGCGCCATCTTAGAGAAAATCGAATCCGAGCGCATCTTTGCCGAGTGGCCCACTTTATCTCACCAACTGCTGGCGATATCCGGCTTCAGCACCCAGCAGTTGACGACGACGGTCGATGGGATGCGCGACGAGTGGATCGAGCGGGATCTACCCGGCTGGCTCGCCGTGCATCGCTTCTATCCAGGGGTGATCGAGAGCCTGCGGCGTTGGGAGGGCGATGCACAGTTGCGGGCAGTGATCATCACCACCAAGGCGAGCCGATTCGTCCTGGAACTATTGGGGCAGGCGGGCCTGGTCTGGCCTGCTGCCGACCTTTTTGGCAAGGATATCAGACAGCCCAAGTCCCACACCCTGGCCCAGCTTCTGGCGGCGGGCTATCGGCGCATCTGGTTTGTCGAGGACCGCTTCGCTACTCTCCGAGGCGTGCAGCAGCTACCCGACCTGCAGACGGTGGGTCTGTTTCTGGCCGCCTGGGGCTACAACACCGCGAGCGAGCGCCAGCAAGCAGAAAACGACAGCCGCATTCGACTGTTGCCCCTGCGGGCCTTTGGCTCCGCTGATTTTGGCGAGTGGCAGGCCGTAGACTAAAGAAAGTGTCCCCGGTCGGGGGCAATCTGTTCACCTGAATCGAGGCGCGATACGATGGCTCGTCCCCGGATCTTGACTGTGTGTGTGCTCGGCTGTGCTCCCCTGGCGGTCGCCCTTTTCTCTGTGCGCGCTACGGCTCAGCAACCCGCTGTTGCTCCTGCTACCAGAGAATCGCTGGTCGATCTGCGGGTTGCGCCCTACCTTCAGCGCAGCGACGCGCCCTACGCTGCCGGGACCAGCCAGAGCAATGCCCAGCTTACCGGTAACTCCGACAGCACCGCCTACGCCCGCCGCGCCCATGCCCGACTGGTAAGCGGCGACTACAAGGGGGCCGTAGCCGATGCAACCCAGGCACTCAGCCTCAACCCCATCCCCTCCGAAAACTTTTATAGCCGGGGCCGCCTGGACGCGGACCAGTTCGAGGCCGTCTTCGTCCGTGGTCGGGCACTGAACGCCCTGGGCGACCGGCTCGGTGCCCAAAACGATCTGACCCTGGCTGAAAACGCCAAACTGCTCGAAGGGGACAAGCTGGCCTACCAGGCCATCCTCGGCCTGCGCTACCAGTCGGTGGCACCGGGAGCCTGGTTCGGTATCCCGGCTACAGAGGGGACCAGCCCAAAAAGCACACCCTGATTGCGGCGGCTTGCCTGGGTGGCTCCATTTAAAGCAATGTTGAGCTACGTCAATTCCAGGCTCTCCCGTCAAAAATACCGTTTCACAAGAAGTGGGGGCCAGTTATTTTGGTCCGCGCCTTCTGTGTATTTTTATATATCTGGCTGGATCTCACTCCTGGGGCGAATGCAGGGTTTTGCCTCCCGTCATTAGATTGACAGTGAATCAAGGACCGGGTTCTACACGGTCCAGCGGCGACAGGAGGTAGGAACGATGAACGACGAAAATCAGGTTTCAAATCCGTCTGAAGACCAGAAGGGCGAGGGCAGCGAAGCGATTGCCGCCGAGGGCAATCGGGAGAAGCGTGAGCCAGACCAGCAGGGACAACCGGCCCAGCCTCTCAGCAACACTGCAGGCGGGGTGATCGGGGCAGCAGTTGGTGGTCTGGTTGGTGGCCGGGTCGGAGCAGTGGTCGGAGCGGCAGTCGGAGCCGTTGCTGCCTCTGCCTTAAAAGGTGAAAATCCGATAGACAAAGCAAAAGAAACAATCGGCGGAATCAAAGAAGCAATCACTGGTTCCGAAGCCAAGTCCGAAGGGACTTCCGGTGGTCAGCAAGAAGGGTCCACAAGCTCTCAGCAACCGGCTCAACCCCAGCAGACGACTCCGGCAACCGAGCAGTCCGGCCAGGAAGCAAAAACGGAGCTTCAGCCAGAGATCCAGCCCGAAGCGTCGGCTCCCGCTGTAGCTCCTGAAGCGACCAGCCCGCTCGATCGCGAGGCAGGCGAAACGGCTCAGAGTGCTTCACCGACCGTGTCCGAAGCTGTCGAAGCAGCCTATAACCAGGCTGTTGAACTTGAAAAGCCTGCTGAGAATCCGTCGCCCAGTTAAGGCTACCGGCTCAGGACGTCGGTCTTCTTTGGCTCGTATTCCACGTCCACTGAGTAGACGAAGCTAAATAAGCATCAGATTTTGGGCTGGAGTGGGGATCTGGTCGTTCTTTTGCTTATGGGTATTTGCTAAAACCGTCCCCACCCCTCCACACCCCCCCTGCCCCCCGCTCTCCTCCCCTGCCCCGCCGGGCAGAGGAGAAGAGATACGGTATTGAGAGTCAAGCAGCCTCCTCCTTTCTTCTCTTCCTCCGCCCTACTGCAAGCAAACCAACCTGCCGTGCTCTGCATCGAAAGGCGTGTCTGTTTTCACAACCGCCCAGGCAATGTGTAAGAGTTTGCGAGCCGCAGCGCAAAGCGCTACCTTTGCCGGTTTACCGGCTGCTCGTAGCCGCTGGTAAAAGCTTTTAATCTGCTGATTGCAGCGGATCGCACTCAAGCTCGCCATATACAGCGCCGTGCGTAAGCGGGCATTGCCTGCATGGCCGATGCGCTCTGGTCTATGAAGGCTGGTGCCGCTACGGTGGGAGCGGGGAGCGAGACCCGCGTAGGCCACCGCCGCTTCCACCGTTGCACAGCAGCCGAAGTTGAGGGTACTCACCAACACCCACCCAGCGGTGACAGACCCAATGCCTTTGATAGTGCGCAGCTTGGTTGCAGCTTGATGCCAAAGCGAGTCTTGGGCGAGCAGCGCTTCTAGCTGAGCTTCCATCTGCGCAATCTGCTCATCGAAGGTGTGGCTCAACTGCTCCAGACTCGCTTGTACCGCCGCCACCACCAACGGAAATTGCCGCAGAGCGTGCAACTGGTTGTGCAGTTGTTGGCGTTGCTGCAGCAAGGCATCGCGATGCTGCAGGCGCTGTTGGAGTTGGTAATAAATCTCAGGCGGCGGCTGCCAAAGACCAGGTTGCAGGGCGGCAGCGAGTTGGGCAAGCGTCTGGGCATCAAGCGCATCGCTTTTGGAACGCTTGAGCAGTGCCCTGGCAAAGTAATGAGACTGAGCGGGGTTGACCACACTGACGGCAAAACCTTTGAGCGCCAGAAATGTGGCCAGTCGCATCCAGTAGGAGCCTGTGGCTTCGATGACCACTAACACCTCAGCGGCGGTGGGACAGACGGCGAGTAAGCGTTCGGCCAATTGGCAGTGTCCTTCGGGGGTTTGGGGCAGTGTGATGGCAGCGGTAGGCTTTGCGTGGGTGAGCAGCCAGGCGGCAGTGACAGTGAGTGCCGCCACATCAATACCGACAAATAGCTGATAGTCGTTTTGTGAACCGTCTCGCTGCATGAGTGTCTCCAGTTGAAGCTTCAGAGGAGGTAGGCAAGTTCCGCAGGACGGCAAAAGTCTAGCCTCGTGATACGTGGTCAGTGCCACTCGATACGGTTCAGCTTTGCCGGTCCTTGATAGCGGGGGACAATCTCTTCCACGCGGTCAAAGCCGCAAGGGGGGGCACAGTCCTCACCGCTACCTTGGAACCAATAGCAATATACGAGGGGGGGTTCACTGTAACTGGGCTGCAGGCGGGATAGGTGGAGTCAGTTGCAGGCTCGTCTTATTTTTCATCTGCTGCAAGGGACGTAGGGCTGCTTGGAGCTGATGTTGAATGACCTTCGGATACTTAGAGCGATTTTCCAGCGACTGCTACACGCCTTGCTTCCTGAAATGCTTCTTCTGAGTGTATTCCAGGACCGGGGTATGTAGGGTCAGACCGCAGACCGCTCTAGAAGGCGACGGCCTATTGCTGCTGCTGAGAAGGTGAGGGGACAGCCGGGTTGCGGTACGCCTCGGTGAGTTCTCGCGGTTGGCGACGGACGATGCGGGCAAGCCAGTTCTGCAGATCGTCGATGCAGGTGAAGACCACCGGAATCACGACCAGGGTGAGTAGGGTGGAGGTGACGAGGCCACCGACCACAGCGACGGCCATCGGAGCGCGCACCTCGGACCCGGCTCCGATACCCAGAGCAATCGGCAACATACCGGCGATCATGGCGATCGTCGTCATCAAGATAGGCCGCATCCGCGCTTCTCCGGCGGAGAGAATGGCTTCCATGCGCGGCGTGCCCTCCTTCATTGCCATCAAGCCGTACTCGACGAGCAAGATCGCGTTTTTGGTGACCAGGCCCATGAGCATGATGATGCCGATGAGGGCGTAGAGACCCAGGGATTTGCCGAAGACGAGCAGACCAATCAGTGCCCCGCCCAGCGACAGCGGCAGCGACATCATGATCGTGAGCGGCTGCATAAAGCCACCGAAGAGCAGGACGAGGACGGCGTAGATGAGCAGCACGGCGGTGGCGATGGCGAAGCCGAAGCCGCTGAAGACGTCGCGCTGGATCTCGGTGTCGCCCGCCGGTTGTTCGCGCACACCGGCAGGCAGGTTGCGGTAGGCGGAGAGCTTGTGAACCGCCTGCAGGGCGGGGCCAAGTTCGGTGCCGGCTCCGAGGTTGGCATCGATTGAGACCTGGCGGGCCCGATCGTAGCGGTCGATCTGGGCGGCACCGCTGCCGACGCCGATCGAGGCGACGGATTTGAGCGGCACCAGGCCGTTGTTGCCCACTACCTGCAGGTTGGAGATCGTCTGCAGGTCGTCTCGGAAGCGCGGGTCGAGCTGGACGCGGATATTGATCTGGCGGTCGGCCAGGTTGAACTTGGCGAGGTTGGCGTCGATGTCGCCCAGGCTTGCGATAAGCGCGGTGCGGGCGATCGACTGCACCGAGACGCCCTGATCGGCGGCGCGGGCAAAGTCGGGTCTGACCAGGATCTCAGGGCGCAGGAGGGCTGCGCTGGAGGTAACATCGATGAGCCCTGGCACAGAGCGGATCTGATCGGTGAGGGCGTCGGCGGCCTGCTTGAGGGTGGCCGGATCGTCGCCTGTAAGCACGATCTGCAGCGGTTTACCGCCGCTCACGCCGGTACCGGCGGAGGAGATGCGCACGCCCGGCACCTGCAGGAGGGGCTTGCGGATCGCCGCCTCGAACTGGGCCTGGCTCAGCTTGCGCTCTTCTTTGGGCTTGAGAACAATGTAGATACTGGCCTTGTTGACCGCGCCGGAACTGCTGCCGGAGCCGTTGCTACTTGGGGTGCCGAGGGAGGAGAAGACCTTGGCCGCCTCCGGGCGGGACTGGACGATGCCGGTAATTTGTTTTACCACCCGCCGGGTGTCGCTCAGCGACGAACCGGGGGGCAACTCGATGCTCAGGACCGTCTCACCCCGGTCCACCGCGTCGATGAGCGAGGTCGGAATGAGCGGCACCAGAGCGAGGCTCGCGACGAAGAAACCGACGGCGGCGAGGATGGTTGCAAAGCGGTGCCGGAGCGCCCAGAGCAAGATTCGATCGTAGGTGCGCACCAGCCAGCCCCGCTTGCTCGCGTGGGGCAGGGGCTTCATCAGGTAGGCGGCCATCAGCGGGGTGGCCATGCGGGCCACCACCAGCGAGAAGAGCACTGCGGCTGCCACCGTCCAGCCGAACTGTTTGAAGAACTGGCCGGGGATGCCGCCCATAAAGGCGACGGGCAAAAAGACGACGACGATCGTCATCGTCGTGGCGACGACCGCCAGGCCAATTTCGTCGGCGGCGTCGAGGGCCGCCTGAAAGGGGCGCTTGCCCATGCCGATGTGGCGGACGATATTTTCGATCTCGACGATCGCATCGTCTACCAGGATGCCGACGACAAGGGAGAGGGCGAGCATCGACATGTTGTTGAGCGTAAAGCCCGCCACCTTCATCAAGGCAAAAGTAGGAATCGCCGAAAGGGGCATTGCAATCGCCGCAATCGCCGTCGATCGCCAGTCGCGCAGGAAAAACCAGATCACGATGACTGCAAGGGTAGCCCCCAGTAGCAGCGCCTCGACAGAAGCGTCGTAGGACATATGCACGAACCTGGCTGTCGTGCGAATCATGTCGATGTCGATGTCGGCAGGCAGGCTGTGGCGCAACTGTTCGATCTGGCGCTGGACGCTCTTCTCGACATCGACGACGTTGCTGCCGGTGGAGCGCACCACCGAGAAGGCGACTGCCGGCTTGCCATCGATAAACGCAAGCTGCCGCTGCTCGGCTGCCCCATCGCTCACGGTACCAATCGTATCGAGGCGGGCGTAGGTGCCGTTGGGTAAGACAATCTGGGTAGCGCGCAGTTTCTCGACGCTGGGAGCACTGCCCAGGGTGCGAATCGCCTGCTCGGTGGTCCCTACTTCTCCCCGGCCACCGGGAAGATCGATGTTCAGGGCGCGAATCTGGGCGTTGACTTGATCGGCTGTGACCCCCAATGCCTGCAGGCGGTTGGGATCGAGGAAGATACGAATCTCACGGTCCACCCCCCCCGAGCGCTGCACCTGGGAGACGCCGGGAACCGAAAGGAGGGCGCGGGCAATGTCGTTATCGACCAGCCAGCTCAATTCGACCGGCGTGCGCCGATTGGAAGCAACCGCGAAAGAGATGAACGGCCCACCGGCAAAGTCGATGCGCTGGACGATGGGCTCGTTGATGCCCTGGGGCAACTGCTGGCGGATCTTGGTCACCGCGTCGCGCACGTCGTTGACGGCCCGGTCGGTGTTGGTGCCCAGAACGAACTTGATCTGGGTGGTCGAGGCACCGTCGGTGACCGTCGAGATGATGTGCTCGACGTTGCCGATGCCTGCTACCGAATCTTCGACTTTGCGGGTGACCTGGGTTTCCAGCTCGCTGGGGGCTGCTCCAGTCTGGGTGATGGTCACCGACACCATCGGCACGTCGATATTTGGATTTTCGTCGATGCCCAGCGAGAAGAAGGAGACGACTCCAGCCACCGTCAGGACCAGAAAAAGCACGATCGTCGGCACCGGGTTGCGGATCGACCAGGCGGAGATGTTCCAGTTCACGGGCGATTTCCTGCTACTTGTTCGCTCTTAGGAAGGCGCACATAATCGCCGTCCTTGAGATAGCCTGCCCCAGCCACGATCACCCGCTCGCCGGGTTTGAGGCCACTTTTGACTTCGATGTTGTCGCCGCTGCGCGCACCGGTGACAACTGTGCGGCTGTCGGCCTGCTCGCCATCGAGGACAAAGACCTGGGCGCTGTCGTCGCTGGTGAGCACCGCCTGGGCAGGCACCACCAGCGCCTGGTAAGAACCGAGTTCTACCCGGCCACGCACGAACATACCGGGCCTGAGGCCGCTCACCGAAGGCACATCGATGCGCACGGTACCAAGGCGGGTGCGCTCGTCTACCTGGGGAGTGATCTGGCGAACCCGACCGCTGACAGCGATGCGGCTGTCGGCGTCGGAGGTGACAAGGACGGTCTGGCGCGGAGCAACCTTCGGTAGATCGACCTCCGGCACCTGGGCGCGCAGCTCAAGGCGGTTATCCCGCACGAGCATAAAAAGGGCTGTCCCGGAGGAGACGATCTGGCCCAGGCGGGCGTCGCGTCGG harbors:
- a CDS encoding efflux RND transporter permease subunit; this translates as MNWNISAWSIRNPVPTIVLFLVLTVAGVVSFFSLGIDENPNIDVPMVSVTITQTGAAPSELETQVTRKVEDSVAGIGNVEHIISTVTDGASTTQIKFVLGTNTDRAVNDVRDAVTKIRQQLPQGINEPIVQRIDFAGGPFISFAVASNRRTPVELSWLVDNDIARALLSVPGVSQVQRSGGVDREIRIFLDPNRLQALGVTADQVNAQIRALNIDLPGGRGEVGTTEQAIRTLGSAPSVEKLRATQIVLPNGTYARLDTIGTVSDGAAEQRQLAFIDGKPAVAFSVVRSTGSNVVDVEKSVQRQIEQLRHSLPADIDIDMIRTTARFVHMSYDASVEALLLGATLAVIVIWFFLRDWRSTAIAAIAMPLSAIPTFALMKVAGFTLNNMSMLALSLVVGILVDDAIVEIENIVRHIGMGKRPFQAALDAADEIGLAVVATTMTIVVVFLPVAFMGGIPGQFFKQFGWTVAAAVLFSLVVARMATPLMAAYLMKPLPHASKRGWLVRTYDRILLWALRHRFATILAAVGFFVASLALVPLIPTSLIDAVDRGETVLSIELPPGSSLSDTRRVVKQITGIVQSRPEAAKVFSSLGTPSSNGSGSSSGAVNKASIYIVLKPKEERKLSQAQFEAAIRKPLLQVPGVRISSAGTGVSGGKPLQIVLTGDDPATLKQAADALTDQIRSVPGLIDVTSSAALLRPEILVRPDFARAADQGVSVQSIARTALIASLGDIDANLAKFNLADRQINIRVQLDPRFRDDLQTISNLQVVGNNGLVPLKSVASIGVGSGAAQIDRYDRARQVSIDANLGAGTELGPALQAVHKLSAYRNLPAGVREQPAGDTEIQRDVFSGFGFAIATAVLLIYAVLVLLFGGFMQPLTIMMSLPLSLGGALIGLLVFGKSLGLYALIGIIMLMGLVTKNAILLVEYGLMAMKEGTPRMEAILSAGEARMRPILMTTIAMIAGMLPIALGIGAGSEVRAPMAVAVVGGLVTSTLLTLVVIPVVFTCIDDLQNWLARIVRRQPRELTEAYRNPAVPSPSQQQQ